In Streptomyces violaceusniger Tu 4113, one DNA window encodes the following:
- a CDS encoding GntR family transcriptional regulator yields the protein MPPHDTSAHDTSALGAPREGHGRDLSPARQALSDSVYENIKAMVMDHEITPGARVSIEALARALSVSPTPIREALARLESDGLVVKRPLSGYRTTELLTRQGLEELFEMRQLLEPRAAALAAGNASEAQLDGIERIAEEMQSHSGTAGRYAAYRDFAALDQRFHDAIAQASGRPLLADAVERLHSHLHIFRLSSVLDAEDPTLAEHQRVLHAILRRNPDRAAEAMAEHLARSLRRQLSQDKES from the coding sequence ATGCCACCGCACGACACCTCCGCGCACGACACCTCCGCGCTCGGGGCACCGCGCGAAGGGCACGGCCGGGATCTGTCCCCCGCCCGTCAGGCCCTGTCGGACAGCGTCTACGAGAACATCAAGGCCATGGTCATGGACCATGAGATCACTCCCGGCGCGCGTGTCAGCATCGAGGCCCTGGCCCGCGCCCTGAGCGTCTCACCGACCCCCATCCGGGAGGCGCTGGCCAGGCTGGAGTCCGACGGCCTGGTGGTGAAGAGACCGCTCTCGGGGTACCGCACCACCGAGCTGCTGACCCGCCAGGGGCTCGAGGAGCTCTTCGAGATGCGGCAGTTGCTGGAGCCGAGGGCGGCGGCGCTCGCCGCGGGCAACGCCAGTGAGGCTCAGCTCGACGGCATCGAGCGGATCGCGGAGGAGATGCAGTCCCATTCGGGGACCGCCGGGCGCTATGCGGCCTACCGCGACTTCGCCGCCCTCGACCAGCGCTTCCACGACGCGATCGCGCAGGCGTCCGGGCGGCCGCTGCTCGCGGACGCGGTGGAGCGGCTCCATTCCCATCTGCACATCTTCAGGCTCAGCAGCGTGCTCGACGCCGAGGACCCGACCCTCGCCGAGCACCAGCGCGTGCTGCACGCGATACTGCGCCGCAACCCCGACCGCGCGGCCGAGGCAATGGCCGAGCACCTCGCCCGCAGCCTCCGGCGCCAGCTCAGCCAGGACAAGGAGTCCTGA
- a CDS encoding aminomethyltransferase family protein, with amino-acid sequence MATPSLQDGIDKAGSPIRLLWQPDAEPWTPEVVEREYAGWRQEQAAWHEGVALLNLSHHMSDMWIEGPDATRVLADHGANNFEKFAIGQAKQYVPVTGAGHLVTDGILAREAENTYVLSGVPAAQHWVRYHAEKGGYDVGFVTDPSSAFRPGGGDPKLFRYQIQGPLAAELVERVFGGPLPETKFFHSTAVTLAGRPLRALRHGMAGQAGFEFIGPWGHAAYVHEAFLAAGEPLGLIQVGALAYTTPSVESGWIPSPVPGIYTDPDLLEYRTYLPLFGIEGKRPLNGSFFSEDIEDYYVSPYELGYGKMISFNHDFLGRDALEKAKGEVRRTKATLVLDADDVRTVMGEGQDPGFVLTYARHRVENAAGLVGVTMQSASIDPVGTVLAQTLIDAEHAAPGTEVTVVWGEHPGPGTDPEADLGFPRIRATVQPSPFNEHARALYRRDR; translated from the coding sequence ATGGCAACCCCCTCCCTCCAGGACGGCATCGACAAGGCCGGCTCGCCGATCAGGCTGTTGTGGCAGCCGGATGCCGAGCCGTGGACCCCCGAGGTCGTCGAGCGCGAATACGCGGGCTGGCGTCAGGAGCAGGCCGCGTGGCACGAGGGCGTGGCCCTGCTCAACCTCTCGCATCACATGTCCGACATGTGGATCGAGGGCCCGGACGCCACCAGGGTGCTGGCCGACCACGGAGCCAACAACTTCGAGAAGTTCGCCATCGGACAGGCCAAGCAGTACGTGCCGGTCACCGGGGCCGGCCACCTCGTCACCGATGGGATCCTCGCCCGGGAGGCCGAGAACACGTACGTGCTCAGCGGGGTCCCGGCCGCGCAGCACTGGGTGCGGTACCACGCGGAGAAGGGCGGCTACGACGTCGGCTTTGTCACCGACCCCTCCTCCGCCTTCCGGCCCGGCGGCGGTGATCCGAAGCTGTTCCGCTACCAGATCCAGGGCCCGCTGGCGGCGGAACTGGTCGAGCGGGTTTTCGGCGGGCCGCTGCCGGAGACCAAGTTCTTCCACTCCACCGCGGTCACTCTGGCCGGGCGTCCCCTGCGCGCCCTGCGCCACGGCATGGCCGGTCAGGCCGGCTTCGAGTTCATCGGCCCCTGGGGCCACGCCGCGTATGTGCACGAAGCGTTCCTGGCGGCGGGTGAGCCGCTCGGCCTGATCCAGGTCGGGGCGCTGGCGTACACCACGCCGAGCGTGGAGAGCGGCTGGATCCCCTCGCCCGTGCCCGGCATCTACACCGACCCGGACCTGCTGGAATACCGAACGTACCTGCCCCTGTTCGGCATCGAGGGCAAGCGCCCGCTGAACGGCAGCTTCTTCTCGGAGGACATCGAGGACTACTACGTCTCCCCGTACGAGCTGGGCTACGGGAAGATGATCTCCTTCAACCACGACTTCCTGGGCCGGGACGCCCTGGAGAAGGCCAAGGGCGAGGTGCGCCGCACCAAGGCCACCCTCGTCCTCGACGCCGACGACGTGCGCACGGTCATGGGCGAGGGCCAGGACCCCGGCTTCGTGCTCACCTACGCCCGCCACCGCGTGGAGAACGCCGCCGGTCTGGTCGGTGTGACGATGCAGAGCGCGTCGATCGACCCCGTGGGCACCGTGCTGGCGCAAACCCTGATCGACGCCGAACACGCCGCACCGGGCACCGAGGTGACGGTGGTCTGGGGGGAGCACCCCGGTCCCGGCACCGACCCCGAGGCCGACCTCGGCTTCCCCCGCATCCGCGCCACCGTCCAGCCGTCCCCGTTCAACGAGCACGCGCGCGCCCTCTACCGCCGTGATCGCTGA
- a CDS encoding propionyl-CoA synthetase gives MGAYDETYHRSLEDVEGFWLDAAAAIDWIRPPTQALDDSRAPLLRWFPDGELNTSYNALDRHIENGHGDRTALIYDSPVTGAVRRFSYAELRDEVALFAGALRSLGVGKGDRVIVYMPMVPEAVIAMLACARIGAVHSVVFGGFAPKELAARIEDAEPAVIVAASCGIEPTRVVEYQPIVEAALGLTAHQPDKVVILQRDRARAELGGRYVDWADLVARAEPVGPVTVAATDPLYVLYTSGTTGRPKGVVRDNGGHAVALAWSMAAIYDIGPGDVWWTASDVGWVVGHSYIVYAPLLIGATTVLYEGKPVGTPDAGAFWRVISDHGVKALFTAPTALRAIKRLDSEAAELKKYDLSAFRTLFLAGERLDPETYRWAHRHLGTPVIDHWWQTETGWPIAANLHGLEPMPVKPGSATVPVPGWDVRVLDPGGTELPAGQEGVIAIRLPLPPGALPTLWGDDQRFIEAYLSQYDGYYLTGDSGYRDADGYLFVMGRTDDVINVAGHRLSTGAMEAVLAAHPAVAECAVIGVRDKLKGQLPRGFVVLKAGAEISDEDLREELIAAVRREIGPVAAFRAVSVVEALPKTRSGKILRKTMRGIADGRDEPVPSTIEDPSVLDTLRPVLRPE, from the coding sequence ATGGGCGCGTACGACGAGACTTACCACCGCAGCCTCGAGGACGTCGAAGGGTTCTGGCTGGACGCGGCGGCGGCGATCGACTGGATCCGGCCGCCGACCCAGGCCCTGGACGACTCCCGTGCGCCGCTCCTGCGGTGGTTCCCCGACGGTGAACTCAACACCTCCTACAACGCGTTGGACCGGCACATCGAGAACGGCCACGGCGACCGGACCGCGCTGATCTACGACTCCCCGGTGACCGGTGCGGTCCGGCGCTTCAGCTACGCCGAGCTCCGTGACGAGGTCGCGCTCTTCGCCGGGGCGCTGCGCTCGCTGGGGGTGGGCAAGGGCGACCGGGTCATCGTCTACATGCCGATGGTGCCCGAGGCGGTCATCGCCATGCTGGCCTGCGCCAGGATCGGGGCGGTGCACTCGGTGGTCTTCGGCGGCTTCGCGCCCAAGGAGTTGGCCGCCCGGATCGAGGACGCCGAACCGGCCGTGATCGTCGCGGCGTCCTGCGGGATCGAGCCGACGCGGGTCGTGGAGTATCAGCCGATCGTCGAGGCGGCGCTCGGTCTGACCGCCCATCAGCCGGACAAGGTCGTCATCCTGCAGCGCGACCGGGCGCGAGCGGAGCTCGGCGGGCGTTACGTGGACTGGGCGGATCTCGTCGCCCGCGCCGAGCCGGTCGGCCCGGTCACGGTGGCGGCGACCGACCCGCTGTATGTGCTGTACACCTCCGGTACCACCGGCAGGCCGAAGGGCGTCGTCCGCGACAACGGCGGCCATGCGGTGGCGCTGGCGTGGTCGATGGCTGCGATCTACGACATCGGGCCGGGCGACGTCTGGTGGACCGCGTCCGACGTCGGCTGGGTGGTCGGTCACTCCTACATCGTCTACGCGCCGCTGCTGATCGGTGCGACCACCGTGCTGTACGAGGGCAAGCCGGTGGGCACCCCGGATGCCGGCGCGTTCTGGCGGGTGATCAGCGACCACGGGGTGAAGGCGCTGTTCACCGCTCCTACGGCGTTGCGGGCGATCAAAAGGCTCGACTCGGAGGCCGCCGAGCTGAAGAAGTACGACCTGTCGGCGTTCCGCACCCTCTTCCTGGCCGGGGAGCGGCTCGACCCCGAGACCTACCGCTGGGCGCACCGGCACCTCGGCACACCGGTCATCGACCATTGGTGGCAGACCGAGACCGGCTGGCCGATCGCGGCGAACCTCCACGGGCTGGAGCCGATGCCGGTCAAGCCCGGGTCGGCCACGGTCCCGGTTCCCGGCTGGGATGTGCGCGTCCTGGACCCGGGCGGTACCGAACTGCCCGCGGGCCAGGAGGGCGTGATCGCGATCCGGCTTCCGCTGCCTCCCGGCGCGCTTCCCACGCTGTGGGGTGACGACCAGCGGTTCATCGAGGCGTATCTGTCCCAGTACGACGGCTACTACCTGACCGGTGACTCCGGGTACCGCGACGCGGACGGCTATCTGTTCGTCATGGGCCGCACCGACGACGTGATCAACGTCGCGGGGCACCGATTGTCCACCGGTGCGATGGAAGCGGTGCTCGCGGCGCACCCGGCAGTGGCCGAGTGTGCGGTGATCGGGGTGCGCGACAAGCTCAAGGGCCAGTTGCCCCGGGGTTTCGTGGTGCTCAAGGCGGGCGCCGAGATCAGCGACGAAGACCTCCGCGAGGAGCTGATCGCGGCGGTACGCCGGGAGATCGGCCCGGTGGCCGCGTTCCGGGCCGTCTCGGTCGTGGAGGCGCTGCCCAAGACCCGGTCGGGAAAGATCCTGCGCAAGACGATGCGCGGAATCGCCGACGGCCGCGACGAGCCGGTGCCGTCGACGATCGAGGACCCGTCGGTGCTGGACACGCTGCGGCCGGTGCTGCGCCCTGAGTGA
- a CDS encoding methylenetetrahydrofolate reductase: MNPPSSVRTAVGTSLLEDFSLEMTGKDVPELEEARDTIPQGTRINITFLGNEDLRMRLDAAREVKRLGFVPVPHISARRLGSRDDFERFLAGLHADGTSDNVFVVGGDPARPEGPYADSLSLIGTGLLQEYGVRHVGISGYPEGHPAIDADALWSALRDKHAALADQPLEGCIITQFGFAVDPVLAWVEEVRRRGIDLPIRIGVPGPAGVRRLLSYAARFGVGTSASVVRKYGFSLTNLMGTAGPDRFLRDLTAAHDPGHHGELKIHFYTFGGLGATSDWAARIRKESPA; this comes from the coding sequence ATGAATCCCCCGAGCTCGGTACGAACAGCGGTCGGTACCTCGCTGCTTGAGGACTTCTCCCTGGAGATGACCGGGAAGGACGTCCCCGAACTGGAGGAAGCCCGCGACACCATCCCCCAGGGAACCCGGATCAACATCACCTTTCTCGGCAACGAGGACCTGCGGATGCGGCTGGACGCTGCCCGGGAGGTCAAGCGGCTCGGCTTCGTTCCCGTACCGCACATATCCGCCCGCCGCCTGGGGTCACGCGACGACTTCGAGCGGTTTCTGGCCGGTCTGCACGCCGACGGCACATCCGACAACGTGTTCGTCGTCGGCGGTGACCCGGCCCGCCCCGAGGGCCCCTATGCTGATTCCCTGTCCCTGATCGGCACGGGGCTGCTGCAGGAGTACGGCGTTCGCCACGTCGGTATCAGCGGGTACCCGGAAGGGCACCCCGCGATCGACGCCGATGCGCTGTGGTCCGCGCTGCGGGACAAACACGCGGCCCTCGCCGACCAGCCGCTGGAGGGCTGCATCATCACGCAGTTCGGGTTCGCCGTGGACCCGGTGCTGGCCTGGGTGGAAGAGGTCCGCCGCCGCGGCATCGACCTTCCGATCAGGATCGGGGTGCCCGGGCCCGCCGGAGTGCGTCGGCTCCTGTCGTACGCGGCCCGTTTCGGCGTCGGCACCAGCGCCTCCGTGGTGAGGAAATACGGGTTCTCCCTGACCAACCTCATGGGTACGGCAGGGCCGGATCGCTTCCTGCGCGACCTCACCGCGGCCCACGACCCCGGCCACCACGGCGAGTTGAAGATTCACTTCTATACGTTCGGCGGGCTCGGGGCCACCTCCGACTGGGCCGCCCGTATCCGGAAGGAAAGCCCGGCATGA
- a CDS encoding LacI family DNA-binding transcriptional regulator, with translation MGRSGRVTLSDVAKAADVSQATVSFVLNDDPRQTISVATRERVLEAAHELGYVPHGIARALREGSSRIVVLNVDQGLEGNFSRSYVRGLDEELAEHDHVLLVRHGHGAPEATRKVLDAIVPRAVLRLGEVYMQADVPIEEDWESGFAANAALQIDYLAERGHTHVAMAMPDHDFPLTEARLGFAREVARRLDLPPLERFVVARPREAGAAAVEALLAEHPDVTALAAFDDDIALRSLTALRDIGRRVPEDVAVIGFDETEYGALSTPALTTVHIDAEVLGRLAARGALGIDTAGLAPVPGRIVVRASA, from the coding sequence ATGGGGCGTTCCGGTCGGGTGACGTTGAGCGACGTGGCCAAAGCGGCCGACGTGTCGCAGGCGACGGTGAGCTTCGTACTGAACGACGACCCGCGGCAGACGATCTCCGTGGCGACCCGGGAACGGGTCCTGGAAGCCGCCCACGAGTTGGGGTACGTCCCGCACGGGATCGCCCGCGCGTTGCGCGAGGGTTCTTCGCGCATCGTCGTGCTCAACGTCGACCAGGGCCTGGAGGGCAACTTCTCCCGGAGCTACGTCCGGGGCCTGGACGAGGAGCTGGCCGAGCATGACCACGTTCTTCTTGTCCGGCACGGGCACGGGGCGCCCGAGGCCACGCGGAAGGTCCTCGACGCCATCGTGCCGCGCGCGGTCCTCCGGCTGGGCGAGGTCTACATGCAGGCAGACGTGCCCATCGAAGAGGACTGGGAGAGCGGGTTCGCCGCCAATGCCGCCCTGCAGATCGACTACCTGGCCGAACGCGGGCACACCCACGTCGCCATGGCCATGCCGGACCACGACTTCCCGCTGACCGAGGCCCGCCTCGGATTCGCCCGGGAGGTCGCCCGGCGACTGGACCTTCCGCCCCTGGAGCGCTTCGTCGTCGCGCGGCCACGGGAGGCCGGCGCTGCCGCCGTCGAGGCGTTACTGGCGGAGCATCCGGACGTCACCGCTCTGGCCGCCTTCGACGACGACATCGCGCTGCGCAGCCTCACGGCCCTGCGCGACATCGGGCGGCGCGTGCCCGAGGACGTGGCCGTGATCGGCTTCGACGAGACCGAGTACGGCGCTCTGTCGACGCCCGCGCTCACCACCGTCCACATCGATGCCGAGGTCCTCGGGCGGCTCGCCGCCCGAGGCGCCCTCGGCATCGACACAGCGGGACTGGCTCCGGTGCCCGGACGGATCGTGGTCC